The Sesamum indicum cultivar Zhongzhi No. 13 linkage group LG6, S_indicum_v1.0, whole genome shotgun sequence genomic interval TATTCACTCAAATAAGTACATAAATGTGGGTTCTTTGCTCACTACTTTAGCTCATCCACTCTAAACTTCACTCACTGCTCCGGAATTAATAGTGATCAAAAGTATACACCTTCCATTTgtggtttatttttataaatcaattatttcttttgcGTAATTACagtagaaataatttatataatattatcaatatatcTATAGAATGTatgtagttttttaaaaaataaaaataaattatgtaaataattatagataaggaatgtaaaattatcccttaatattataaaatataactgGTGTTACCTTTTAATTGAGCACTAAAAGATTTTTTGCTTTATGCATGGACCATACTTGGCTCTCCAAAAtaccattatatatatatatcatgaaaaatacaatttaccccatgtgatatgagaaatgataaaaatatttcttgtaaaaaaaaatagtaaattatctcatgtgttttaaaaaatgaagcaaatacCCCCATCTAGACAACGAGAaggataatttactttattttttaaaacacaaaggACAATTTActgattcttttttcataaaaaggtatttgctcattttacatattttaaaaagtaaaatgcaTTTAGGCCTACATACAAATGTTTCTATTCATCAATAACCCTCAACTTGAattgaatgtaatttacctaaaacAACAGAAATCTTTTCAAATCTTAGCACGATGGGTATGTATTCTCTAACAGCCTCTTTAGACATTTTACCCACAACATACACTCATAAAAAGTAGTTGGAATTATTCAGTAAATGAGTATGTAAGATGGATAAgtagatataaaataaataaatggtgAGACTTACGTGGAAGTCACGCCACGATAGgagaaaaacagctaaaaagagaagaattaGGATCTTGGGATAGCTATTTTGTGCTGAGTCCAATaaagtttctttttatatcagatatgatgtatgtatgtatggcAAAAGAATAGGATGTGTAGCTGATTCCAAGTAAGGAGAAACGTAATGAATTCTGGGACTTATCCTTAAAATTTTGGCTTTAAAAAGATTTGCCGGCAAATTAAATTCGAAGGCGACGGCGGGCAGTTGGGTAAAAGCGCTAATGCTACCCACAGACACAGTTTGTTGCTTCACCTTTCCGTGAACTTCTATGggaaaaaaactattaattgactttttcatgcttttttttcctctatttATAAACGTAATCTGCTGTCAATTGGAAGCGTTACTCTTTCTTGCGTCAGGGATGCCAAATCCCACTTAATTCATTGGATGTATATCGGGTTAAACAAATATAGAAATCACATTCACACGCCTGcgtgttttctttctttcagtttctttttgagagagagagagggaggaagGGGGAAATACAACAAGGGTTTAATGTTGAAGGTAGGAAAATGAAGTTCTGTAAGAAATATGAGGAGTACATGCAGGGTCAGGGACAGAAGAAATTACCTGGGGTTGGTTTCAAGAAACtgaagaaaatcttgaaaaggTGCAGAAAACAGCCTCATTCACATGGAGTTCTTGTTGATAAGGGTAACGGTGATAGCTCCACTTGCCCCCAGCAATGCCCAGGTACTCCCATTCAACAATTTCCATTTTTGTATCTACGTATGTATAGTCATATTTGATTTCTCGTCAATCAAGCGTCGCGATTGcttcaaacaaaaaagaaaaaatctcgAGTATGCTATCTTAAATCAGGGATCATCTTTGTTTCTGAGGTCTTTAATCTCTCGTTGTGGATTCTTCAAACTCTAGAGATTATAGATTTGGTATACTTTGAAACCGAactcaaattctgagaacgaaTTAGTCCTCAAGTGTTTCGTGAaagattttcatatatatatatatatatatatgtgtgtgtgtgtgtgtgtgtgtgtgttaatgTCATTGGATAAGAGtttagaaatgaaaattgcTCAAAAATACCATTGAGGCTGGTGCTTTATGGAAGAGTATAAAACATAGgacaaaaatcaaagaaacTCTGCTTGATGCATGCTGGTTTAGTTTTAAACAGAAGAAAAGGGCAAAATATTGTACGTAGAACGagtggtgtttgatttgtacattatcttcttcatcatttttattcaaattttatcgtCTTCTTCAGTCTGCGATGGGACATTCTTCCCATCCCTTCTCAAGGAAATGTCGGCAGTGGTAGGATTCTTCAATGAAAGAGCCCAGAGATTGCTTGAGCTGCACCTGGGATCAGGTTTCAGCAAGTGTTTTATCTggttcaaagaaaaattacgAGGAAATCATGGAGCACTGATTCAAGAAGGCAAGGACCTGGTTACATATGCTATCATCAATGCCGTTGCAATGCgcaaaatactcaaaaaatatgataaggTAGCTTACCTAAAACTCAAGTGCAGAATTGAAGATATTCCGTATGTCAAGATTTATGATTTCTCTGTTTATGTTTTATAACTGCAGATTCACTATTCGAAGCAAGGCCAAGCTTTCAAGTCGCAGGCCCAAAGCATGCACATTGAGATACTTCAATCACCGTGGCTCTGTGAACTTATGGCTTTTCACATAAACTTGAGAGAGTCTAAAGTCGATTCAAGAAACGCTTCTGCACTTTTTCAGGGGTGCTCCCTCATATTGAATGATGGAAAACCGTCTCTGTCTTGTGAGCTATTTGATTCAGTAAAGCTTGACATTGACTTGACCTGTTCTATATGCTTGGTGAGTGCATCCTTTATCCCGTCCCTCCATATTtatccttttcatttcatttcggTTTCTagtaaaattctaatttatcttGCCTGCCACTTTCCTACACAAGTGGACAATTTATTTTGGGTTTTGTTGAGTCAATTTTGGCTAATAGGAAGGAGCACATACAATCTTTCAAGACTTGGCATAGACAATTTCTGTGGGTAGATTCATATGCTTGAGCTCCAAGAAGGACTTTATGTGAAAGAACTGTAATCAGGgttgtatgaaaaataaaccTTTTCAAGTCATTAAGAAATATTCCCCCCAAGTAAGAAAGGATTTGGAATTCTGTACTTTGTTTTCACTGTTGGTAAGGGATTGGAATGGGTAGGAATGAGTTTGTTCAgtcacataattttttctacagCCAGCTAAATTATAtgggtttcttttttcttttcaatttatcaACAGGAGACGTTGTTTGATCCAGTCTCTCTTACCTGTGGTCATATCTTCTGCTACATGTGTGCATGCAAAGCTGGTTCAGTGACTATTGTTGACGGACTGACAGCAGCAACCCCCAAGCAGAAATGCCCAATATGTCGACAGGTATCATTCTTCATCCCCATTTATCATATTGAAGTATATAGTAAATCGTTACAAAGTTTGATGAATCCATCATCATTTCAATGTACCattctaattaattcttcTAACTACAATGGTGAATGGATATCTGCTCTTCAAACAGAAACGAGTGGATTTTCCATCCAGCTCTTATGCCCAAACCTATAAATCTGCTTGCTGAGTTTTTTACAAAACATTACATATTTCAGTGAGTTTATCTTTGACCGATTCCAGGAAGGAGTATACGAAGCTGCAGTACATTTGGAAGAGCTACACATTCTATTAGGCCGAAGGTAACTTTTGCATCTGAATTATTGATTCCCTCAAGCTCTGCTGCCTTAAATTCATAAGTTTCTGTCAGCAGTTCTTTGTCATTAACTAGACATACATGTGAACAGTTGTCCGGAATATTGGGAGGAACGGCGTAAATCTGAAAAGATTGAGAGAGTTCAGCAGACGAAGGAGCATTGGGAGTCCCAGTGCCGGCTATTCATGGGTATCTAAGCAGAATGATCAGCACTCTATCCTTCCCTGGATAATTTATCACTgctttttgcttttctttttatttaaaacttttttatggTCCAAAAGTCTATGAGATTGCATGTATATGAACCGTGGGTTCTTGTCAAGAAACTGATTTCCTTGtgtgtttgaaaaatttagtACTCCTTGCCATTATTTCTTGTTCTTCCGTAAGTTGAATAAAACTACTTTTCCAGGAGATCTTAATTCAGTGCCAGCGTCTCAAACACGAGAACTCCATTGGATATTTAGCATTGCCCTATTTTCTTAAATCTTAACCAAGTTATCTGCTTAAAGAATTATTTCGCCGAATCATctctctaattaatataaactaaagaaagaaggttttgcattttctcaATAGTAAATCTTCTACAGGAGAGTGTGCAACATTATAATGGAAGATGAAGAAAGTTCCTAATCTAACACATGAACCTTCTTAGAAGCTCGCAAATACACTTGAGTTCTAAACAATTTTACGTTTTTTCAATCAATGATGTAATACTTTGAACTagccaaaagaaaagaatgatacTTTGAGCTAATTCTTACGCCCCCATGAATAACATTAGAACATTGACATCGAGTTCTTTAAGCCCCTAACTTAGGAAAAGTACaccataaattttcaattaccAGGCGTGTGAATGCCAACATCCACAGAGCACAGATCACAAGGACACGAAAGTTAACCACTAATCTAAGAACATATACTATTTCAGTAATTCAAATCATCagtaacaaaattataaagattaCACATGAGAATCTGATCAACTGAAACCAGCAACTAGAAGAGTTGATGAGATAGAGGCTGAGTTCACAGCTGCACAACCAGCAGcgtattttcttgtttgaatcAATCGCTTTCAAGATCCCACAATCAAGGGGTTTTTATCTTTGTGCATATGATAACGTTTGCATAGTTTCTCAAGTGTTGCTACTGAATGTTGCATCTTGTTCAGTTTGGTATCCATGAACATGCTCTGCAAATCATTGAATTCGTTAGctaaaataaacaaactccacaaattatagataaaacAATTCCACTCGTTCAATGCACCTGATAATCATCCCCGTATTTCTCCACCAGGCAGCCTACATGAATCCGTTGCATGGCTGTAAGTGGTTGAAGGGGCGTGTGTTTGCCATCAGTCCGCTTCTTTCCTAGAGCTGATTTTAAGTCTACATTGCTCCAAATAAAACTTGATGTTAATACTTGTGAAGTGGCAACTAAAGCAGAAAGAAGAAGTACAAATTCCACTGACAACTTGTAAAATTCAACATCGAAAAAACACTTTGTTTTAGTTGAAACAGAAATTACTGAGTTCTACATTTACAGAAACACAAAACACTGACGCACGCCGGCGTATTTGCACCCAAAAACATAATCAAGTCAGAAAGAATACCACAAATGGAGGCATTGTCACACTGAATAAACCGACTTCAAACTATTGCTACGATGCCAAtttaaagaagaaagaaataaacaaatcaacCAAAAGAGCAGAAAACTGACCATCTTCTTCGAGGTCGCTGCCGCTTTCAATAGGCTCGAACTCAGATACGACGCCGTCCCCAGAGGGAGGCACCTGGAGAGCATCACTCTCGACGATGTGAGGTGTACGGGACCGTACGCCTAGGAAATTGGGATTCGAAACAACGCCGAATGACTTGTAATTCTCGATGACGCTGGCCTTCTCATCCCATTGCGAAAGGGGGTCCAGAAGAGATTTCAATTTCGGAGGAAGATTGAATGCCGGCTTGAATATGTGAGGATTTTTCTTCGGCAATCCGACTCGTACTTTCGGCTTCGATCGCTTGTACTTTCTCCTTGAACCACCCATTGTATTACTCCCTCGCTCGCTCCCAAATTTTAGGGCTTTCAAGAAAAGGGCTAGGGTTTAAGAGTAAGATATTTGTCCCGATTCATTGTTTTCCAAGAAATCGCTAAACCCTAGTACCAATTTTTCCCACTCATGGGTAGGGTCGTTATTTCGAAGCAACGCTTTCTTCTTAAAAGTAGACATATATGCAGAGAAGAGAATAGAGTGCTAATAAGGTCTTCATTTGATGGTCAAGGGGTTGCTTGTAAATGctttagataaaaatttatcatcttatcgttaaaaataatatttttgttctatctaCTTTTACAGCATATTGGTAAAATTCCAGGTACATTctaactttaatttatttttttcactttaactTTTATACAATCAtgcttttattaaaaaaaaatagagaggaAAACAACCCCCTTGTAATATctgcaaataagcaaattgcccccttatgaaaaaacaaatagcgatttacctccctatttttttaaaatacaaaatttatcccctttttaaaaataaagcaatttacctccctatataagtaggtaaattgctttattataaaaagtataggggggtaaattgctataattttttcataaggagtAATGTGctcttttttaatatcacaagaaagaaattattattcacccttaatttttatgttagtCTCAGCCATATTAAAAAAGCACAGTAAATTGAAACTGGATATGgtaattttgtaacttttgATCCTTTTTACGGTTTTACTGTTCTTTCTTGTCTCATTTGCTTTACAAAGTGTTGCTTCTCAATGACAAATCCTCAAAAACCATTATTCCCAAATTAAGATCAGCATGCAAGAAATCATTCAACTACTGTTAATGATCTATAGCACATATCAAGAATTATGAACTACAAATATCTTGTAATTCCAATACAAATTTTGGAGCTTATTTTCTACTTATTGAACTATTACAACCTCGACTCCACCTATCCTTTTCAGGACGCCGCAGGTTTATCTTGCAAACCCTTCTTCCTCCCTCCAAAGAATAAGGCCAATTATGCCATCAGAACATTATGATTGATGGGAATTTATCATGACATTACTATGTCAAGTTTACAAAATGCCTCATATGTTTTGGTTTGTCCAACAGAATGACTGCTCCGCTCAAAGTTCTGATGATCGGTTGGCGTACTCCTGAACCAATGCCCCGAAGAGGGAGGGCCTCTCGAGCAAGTGAGATGGGCTGTCGAATTCTTTTGCCCTTCCTGTTTGTAGATGAAAATGTGAACATTAGTTAAATGTAGGGTTAAAAGCATTTTACCCCCCTGTGTTATGTTTAAGGTTAAAAAGAAATCCATGTGATAAGGAAAATAGCAACCCCCCCTGATAAGATAAATGTGGCAAAAGAACGCCTCAGAGCTGGATTTGTCATACACAGGGAGTAAAATGCCTTTAACCAATTAAATGTATGAGAACAGTCGGAAAAACTTAGTGTAGAGCTTGACTCAACATTACATATACCCCGAAAATGTGAGGTTTTTTTAACTGGTGAGTGTTGTCTACCTTAATTTGCGTACAATTATCTATATTGCTATATATTGCTAAGAGAAGAGTGAGCCGTCATGCTTTTCTAACATCTGAGTTATGCATTTACTGAGAAATCAAATGAAAGACAAGAAATGGAGCACGCACCTGCATCTATGACCAACACTCTGTCACAGTCCATCACCGTCGGTATCCTGTGGGCAATGCTTATAATAGTGCAGGCTGCACAGTCCTCCCTTATGATTTTCTGGATCACTCCATCGGTATATGAATCAACCGATGCAGTTGCTTCGTCCAAAAACAAAAGTCGGCTTCTTTTCAGCATTACTCTTCCTAAACACAGAAGCTGCCTCTGGCCCACGCTCCAGTTATCACCATTATCAATCACTAAAAGAATCGAACAAACAAGTGACCAGAAGNNNNNNNNNNCACCAGTTGTAGGCTAAAACATAGGAAAAAAGTATACCAGCTGAGTCGAGTTTCCCCGGTTTTGCTGCCACTACGTCCTTAAGTTGGCATCGCTCCAAGCTCTACATAATACCAGAAAAGTTCCTATTATTTCTTTGGCAAAAAAGATTGCAAATATATGTTGTGATAAAGGATAGCAAGCATTAGGAGGAGACTGTCTTTAGTGAGAATAGCAAAAACTACCTTCCATATTTCGTCGTCTGAGTACAGACCAGTGGGGTCAATGTTGCTTCGCACCGTTCCTTCAAAGAGAACAGGCTCTTGAGGAATGATGCCAAAGCGAGACCTGAGATCGTGAAGGCCTAATGCTGAAATATCAATCCCATCGATGATTATCTTTCCTCCTGA includes:
- the LOC105163135 gene encoding uncharacterized protein LOC105163135; its protein translation is MGGSRRKYKRSKPKVRVGLPKKNPHIFKPAFNLPPKLKSLLDPLSQWDEKASVIENYKSFGVVSNPNFLGVRSRTPHIVESDALQVPPSGDGVVSEFEPIESGSDLEEDDLKSALGKKRTDGKHTPLQPLTAMQRIHVGCLVEKYGDDYQSMFMDTKLNKMQHSVATLEKLCKRYHMHKDKNPLIVGS
- the LOC105163134 gene encoding probable E3 ubiquitin-protein ligase BAH1-like 1, coding for MKFCKKYEEYMQGQGQKKLPGVGFKKLKKILKRCRKQPHSHGVLVDKGNGDSSTCPQQCPVCDGTFFPSLLKEMSAVVGFFNERAQRLLELHLGSGFSKCFIWFKEKLRGNHGALIQEGKDLVTYAIINAVAMRKILKKYDKIHYSKQGQAFKSQAQSMHIEILQSPWLCELMAFHINLRESKVDSRNASALFQGCSLILNDGKPSLSCELFDSVKLDIDLTCSICLETLFDPVSLTCGHIFCYMCACKAGSVTIVDGLTAATPKQKCPICRQEGVYEAAVHLEELHILLGRSCPEYWEERRKSEKIERVQQTKEHWESQCRLFMGI